A section of the Triticum dicoccoides isolate Atlit2015 ecotype Zavitan chromosome 7A, WEW_v2.0, whole genome shotgun sequence genome encodes:
- the LOC119327860 gene encoding WAT1-related protein At1g09380-like, whose protein sequence is MGSVGNYLPVVGMILVQLGLAGLNVLSKLTMASGMSPYVLITYRNLLGAVFLAPFAFFFERKTWASISKKTLLQIFICSVVGATMNQVFYFVGLKYSRPTVASALNNTLPAVTFALAATLKMEPVAAFAGKAKVAGTALCVVGSMLMTFYRGPLVRTLDSPIHWPYVQRTMTAEAAAHAGGHAAVLGATLVIASNVAWAVWFIIQKKMSNTFSSPYTTTVLMAAMASVQSGVIAVAAEHRLSAWALGFDIRLIGSLYAGVVASGIVIAVMSWCIQVRGPVFVSMFSPMMLIIVAVVGWGILGEKIRVGSVIGAVFIVVGLYTVLWGKGRDLVATETAEDDEEKKIGSGEPSNGAIDGAAVLRSCTAADRHEATVARDLQCSVMA, encoded by the exons ATGGGGAGTGTTGGCAATTATTTGCCTGTCGTTGGTATGATCCTGGTGCAACTGGGTCTTGCTGGTCTGAATGTGTTGTCAAAGCTCACCATGGCGTCCGGCATGAGCCCTTACGTGCTCATCACCTACCGAAATCTTCTTGGGGCTGTCTTCCTTGCTCCCTTTGCTTTCTTTTTCGAACG AAAAACTTGGGCCTCAATTAGCAAGAAGACACTATTACAAATTTTCATATGCTCCGTTGTTGG TGCGACGATGAACCAGGTGTTCTATTTCGTGGGCCTCAAGTACAGCCGCCCGACCGTGGCGTCCGCGCTGAACAACACGCTCCCTGCGGTGACCTTCGCGCTCGCGGCCACCCTCAAGATGGAGCCCGTTGCGGCTTTCGCCGGGAAGGCCAAGGTGGCCGGCACGGCCCTCTGCGTGGTCGGCTCCATGCTAATGACCTTCTATAGGGGGCCCCTCGTCAGGACCCTGGATTCCCCGATCCACTGGCCGTACGTGCAGCGCACCATGACTGCCGAGGCGGCGGCCCACGCCGGCGGACACGCCGCCGTCCTCGGGGCGACTCTAGTCATCGCCTCCAACGTTGCCTGGGCAGTCTGGTTCATTATTCAG AAGAAGATGTCCAACACCTTCTCGTCTCCGTACACGACGACGGTGCTGATGGCGGCAATGGCCAGCGTCCAGAGCGGCGTCATTGCGGTGGCCGCGGAGCACAGGCTCTCGGCGTGGGCGCTCGGGTTCGATATCAGGCTCATAGGCTCGCTCTACGCG GGGGTGGTGGCGTCAGGGATTGTGATCGCGGTGATGTCGTGGTGCATCCAGGTGCGCGGGCCGGTGTTCGTGTCCATGTTCAGCCCCATGATGCTCATCATCGTCGCTGTCGTCGGGTGGGGCATCCTCGGCGAGAAGATACGCGTCGGCAG CGTTATCGGCGCCGTGTTCATAGTGGTGGGGCTGTACACGGTGCTCTGGGGCAAGGGAAGGGACCTCGTTGCCACGGAAACCGCGGAAGACGACGAGGAGAAGAAAATCGGCAGCGGCGAACCGAGCAACGGGGCCATCGATGGCGCAGCGGTCTTGCGGTCATGCACCGCTGCTGATCGTCATGAGGCAACGGTGGCACGAGATTTGCAGTGCAGTGTCATGGCTTGA